The Mycobacterium paragordonae genome includes a region encoding these proteins:
- a CDS encoding cytochrome P450: MSENSPAPNVFDAGLPTFNYSLTAAPQDILEDLRAAQSRAPIAIGPIGPEILSYELAREILRDNRFRMPPGITLAAQGITSGPLYDKLMSSLLGLDGPPHTRLRKLVSRAFTPRATARLQDTINEVVNGLIDQVIDAGRCDIVADIARPYPTPIMCALIGAPRADWQLFSQWTDEVFKAFSFQTDANFDEAAILGAWSELDAYVDDMVDARRNHLTDDLLSELIRAESDGDRLNLDELRMLVAGFLMAGTDTTRNQLAASVQVLCDHPDQWAKLGDQPELAMQTVEESMRHSPAVCLAPRAAMEDVEFAGYLFPAGTFVLVNTFAANRDPAIYDDADRFDIARRDLPAILTFGGGAHYCLGANLARRELADALAILARRLAAPHRVGAAPWKSLLGMSGPTTLTIEFDAERLVTADA; the protein is encoded by the coding sequence ATGAGCGAGAACAGCCCTGCCCCAAACGTTTTCGACGCTGGCCTGCCCACCTTCAACTACAGTCTCACCGCCGCCCCGCAGGACATCCTCGAGGACCTCCGGGCGGCGCAATCGCGCGCACCCATCGCCATCGGGCCCATCGGACCGGAAATCCTGTCCTACGAGCTGGCTCGGGAGATACTGCGCGACAACAGGTTTCGCATGCCGCCAGGTATTACGCTGGCGGCGCAGGGGATCACCTCGGGCCCGTTGTACGACAAACTGATGAGCAGCCTCCTCGGACTCGACGGGCCGCCGCATACCCGCTTACGCAAACTGGTTTCACGAGCGTTCACGCCGCGTGCGACGGCGCGGCTTCAGGACACCATCAACGAGGTGGTGAATGGCCTGATCGATCAGGTAATCGACGCCGGACGTTGCGACATCGTGGCCGACATCGCGCGGCCGTATCCCACTCCCATCATGTGCGCGCTGATCGGTGCGCCGCGCGCAGACTGGCAGTTGTTCTCCCAATGGACCGACGAAGTGTTCAAAGCCTTCAGTTTTCAGACTGACGCCAATTTCGATGAGGCCGCGATCTTGGGAGCGTGGAGCGAACTCGATGCGTACGTCGATGACATGGTCGACGCACGGCGAAACCATCTGACCGATGACCTGCTCTCCGAACTCATCCGCGCTGAGAGCGACGGCGACCGGCTCAATCTCGACGAACTCCGCATGCTGGTGGCCGGCTTCTTGATGGCGGGAACGGACACGACACGGAATCAGTTGGCCGCGTCGGTGCAGGTGCTCTGCGACCATCCGGATCAGTGGGCGAAGCTGGGCGACCAACCAGAGCTCGCGATGCAGACGGTTGAGGAAAGCATGCGCCATTCGCCGGCCGTCTGTCTCGCGCCGCGCGCTGCCATGGAGGATGTCGAGTTCGCCGGTTACCTGTTCCCGGCTGGAACCTTCGTACTCGTGAATACCTTTGCGGCCAATCGTGATCCAGCGATCTACGACGATGCTGACCGCTTCGACATCGCGCGGCGGGACCTGCCCGCCATTCTGACCTTCGGCGGCGGCGCGCACTACTGCCTGGGAGCGAACCTGGCACGTCGGGAACTGGCAGATGCCCTGGCCATCCTCGCCCGGCGTCTCGCTGCACCCCATCGGGTCGGTGCGGCGCCGTGGAAATCCTTGCTGGGAATGTCCGGCCCGACGACACTGACGATCGAATTCGACGCGGAAAGGCTTGTGACAGCGGATGCGTAG
- a CDS encoding TetR/AcrR family transcriptional regulator produces the protein MRSRGWAGATPASDEEAIARILDAVDEVVAETGPAIRLADVARKLGVTRQTVYRYFPNADALLIASGMRAVDGFLDQLAEHVRGLNDPVTAVVESVSFGLENLSGDPQLESVLTDRREGQAVTSLTSDTAITFCLSAFHRLDVDWNLHGFDDAALAELAEMTLRTVQSLFTDRGQRQRDGVALRRFITRWLGPAILYQRLKSLPGYERHASSDRR, from the coding sequence ATGCGTAGTCGCGGCTGGGCGGGAGCGACGCCTGCCTCGGACGAAGAGGCGATCGCCCGCATTCTGGACGCGGTCGACGAGGTGGTCGCCGAAACCGGACCGGCGATACGCCTGGCCGACGTCGCCCGGAAACTCGGGGTCACGCGCCAGACGGTGTACCGGTACTTTCCTAACGCCGACGCGTTGCTGATCGCCAGTGGGATGCGTGCGGTCGACGGATTCCTCGACCAGCTCGCAGAACATGTCCGGGGACTCAACGACCCGGTCACCGCCGTCGTCGAGAGCGTGTCCTTCGGACTCGAAAATCTCAGCGGCGATCCGCAGCTGGAGAGCGTGCTGACGGATCGACGGGAGGGCCAGGCTGTCACGTCGCTGACCTCCGACACGGCAATTACATTTTGCTTGTCAGCTTTTCACCGCCTCGATGTCGATTGGAATCTGCACGGCTTCGATGACGCCGCGCTCGCTGAGCTTGCCGAAATGACCTTGCGTACCGTGCAGTCTCTGTTTACCGATCGCGGGCAGCGGCAGCGCGACGGCGTCGCACTACGCCGCTTTATTACCCGATGGCTCGGCCCAGCGATTCTGTATCAACGGCTGAAGTCGCTGCCGGGCTACGAACGGCATGCGTCCTCGGACCGTCGCTGA